CAATCCAATCCCTTGGAAATTCGGATCCACCACAACATCCCAGATAATCGCATTGAATACGCCGTCGCCGGTGGCTCTGGCGAAGGCTACCGGCCGTTTTGTTTTCTGGTATTCGATCCATAAAAGTGAATCGGTGTTCTCTAATGCGATTTGGATTTTCTCCGTGTCGCGTCGGGGAAATCCTACGGCTACAAAGACGGAGTTGAGGTGGTCGAGGTTGAGATCGGTGATTGTACTGTGGAGATTGAATCCTTTTGAACGGAGAGATTCATCGGAGATCGAGAGGTTTGTGGTGGTGAAAGGGATGGGAATGGGTTGGATTTGAGAGAAAACAGTGAGGTTACGGTGGTGGACGGTGGGTTTGGGGGTGAAGTGGGTGGAGATTGGGTTAAACAGAAGCATTGTTCATGGTGAAAGGTAGGAAGAGAAAGAGGGGTATAGAGAGATGAAAATGATGAGTTTACCTAGATAGGATTTTTGTGTGGTTCTCATGCAACTCAAACCGCACAAGTGTTGCACACTCTTTCATTCTTAAAATGAAAACGTAGATTTTGAGTCTCTGTCCTCTGTTTTATtctctaaatataaaattatcttattttttcgATCAATTAACTCtaactcaattttttattttactttctaaataatattctttttttctctcctcaatattatattgttatttctatttcatttttattttctcatttcttcTTTTCGCAAATAATTACCCTATAATCTTTATAATTTTgtgtaatataaattttattctttttaatttttcagtaaatataaaattatgttttattctaaatttctaaataaaataaattacaacaATAATTATGTATAATACATAGACTAAcaaacaattcaaataaaagtgaaatcattGATAAATACAATTACATGATAAATAatgcaaaatttaattttaaaatttacataaatatttgacCTTCAAGACTATTATGTTGCTCCCACAATGCTCTATTAATGCATTACAGAGTTCAAAATCAGTAactttttgtctatttttttatgtgtagctaaaaattgtttaaattatcaatttcatCTTGTATTCAATTATTTCGTGTACTAATTTACTTTCCTTATTCCATTTTGAACTATTGCAAAAAGTATTTTCATGCTCATCAAAAAGtgtagtttaataatttatcactATAACATAAAAGTAGATTGTTTGAATTATTATGCAAATTTTGTGTATTCTTCACAGTGAAaagtaatcataattttaaattaaatattttggaatgacaattttttttaaaaattgttaattcGTGAAGAAAATAGTATTACTTAACAATAGTATGTTTTTTAGATGTTATATTACTTAGATAATAATTCAACTATTAAAAACTTAATCAATACtctcatataatataaataatatattaaaataatttgaaattacatattttaagtgactataaaaaattatta
The window above is part of the Solanum pennellii chromosome 5, SPENNV200 genome. Proteins encoded here:
- the LOC107020508 gene encoding serotonin N-acetyltransferase 2, chloroplastic, with the protein product MLLFNPISTHFTPKPTVHHRNLTVFSQIQPIPIPFTTTNLSISDESLRSKGFNLHSTITDLNLDHLNSVFVAVGFPRRDTEKIQIALENTDSLLWIEYQKTKRPVAFARATGDGVFNAIIWDVVVDPNFQGIGLGKAVMERLVTKLLRKGITNIALYSEPRVLGFYRPLGFVADPDGIRGMVYSRRKNKK